One Candidatus Cloacimonadota bacterium genomic window, ACTCCTGCTTGTTTGGCGTGAAAGTAATATGCATTGGTGGTCAACAAAGGAGAGCAACTGCCATCTTCAGGAGAATATGTGCTACCCAGAAGCTTGTCCATCCTTATTCCGGGTACCAGTTGTTCATATTCTTCTGCGCTCAACCACTTTATATTCAATCCATAGCTATGCTGAACTTTCATCAGGTCCTGAAGTATTTTGGCGTCATGTTCATTATAAGCAGGATACGAATAGCCATTGCTCATCCAGCCAATATCGTCTCCACGGTTTTCTTTCCAATCACGCAGAATCTCGATTGATCGCAGGCATACCATTATCTTGCCAAAATCTGAATGTGTAGCGCGGATTCCCCCGATTGCTTTTTTGTTGTTCTGCTGCCCGGGAGAATGTTCACCTTCAATAACCAATACCTTCTGACCTTTTTCCGCCAAACTCAATGCTGCGGGAATACCTATTGCTCCAGCTCCGATTACTACTACATCATAAATCATTTGTTACCTCCATCCGGGAATGTTCCCAATGGCACTTCCACGAAGATGGGACGCTTGGTATTGGGTACCACTTCAGACACTGGGATGCCTTCTTCGCGTAGCAGAGACTTGATCATCACTTCGCAGGTCTTTGCCCCACAAGGGCCCATTCCAGCTCTGGTAATAGCTTTTATCTGATTCAAGTCATTGATACCTTTTCTGATAAGAGACCTTACCTCACCCACAGTTACACGTTCACACAGGCAAATCATTGCATCATTTGCCATTCTCTTTTGAACGATTGCTTCCGGCAGCGCTGCCGATACCGCGGGATCCTGTACTCTGAACCCAGCCACCTTGCGTGCTATGGCACTAGGAACCTGAAACTTGACCAAGGAAGTATGTTTTTTCTTGTATTCCATAACTGATACTACCTCAAACTCACCTAATTCACCCGCATTGATGTCACAGAGTATTCGCTTGTCGCCCTCTTTAACCGCTATATTTGTTATCTCATAAGCGATTGTCACAGTAGGATGTTCTGCGTCTTTTCTATAATCCACAAGTGTGATAGCCAATCCGGGGCAGATAAGTAGGCATTTGCCACAACCGATGCATGAACCGGTATAGCGAGGTAAAGCCAACAGACTGCCATCCTCGGTTTGGATGGAATTTGTCGAACACACAGTGGTGCAAGGATTGCATGGTATTTCCTGGAGGCAGTGGATCACGGGCATTACTCCTCTCTCTTTTCCAAGTGGTTGATAGTCTTTTATCTTTCCGGGATGTGCTTTTAGTACTTCCGCCTTGGTATACCAAGATTCGGGGATATCTTCCACAGAGTCTCCCTTCATGGTTTTGGCTATCTTCAGTCCGGCTATCTTACCATTAAACATCGCTGAGCTGGCTTCTGCGATCTCCAAAGCATCTCCGGCAGAATCGACAGGGATGCCCGCCATCTCTGCCTGGAGAGCAAACTCGGATAGGGAATCTAAACCAACCGCAATCAGGATGGTATCGCAGGAAAAAGACTTTTCGGTGCCTTCAATAGCGTTGAAG contains:
- a CDS encoding FAD-dependent oxidoreductase codes for the protein MEQFRIEKHPILDVSELDLVSFYFNNTKLEARKGEMISSALIANGINVFGHHHKDGSAQGIFCANGQCAKCTVIANGIAVKSCMTSVAENMIVQSAEGLPTLAEDVEPQDFEPIEEVECDVLIIGGGPAGLSAATELGKHNVNTLLIDDKNALGGKLVLQTHKFFGSEEDSRAGTRGHEIGKILAEELKQYSSVRTWVNSTALFVFSDKKVGVLKDGVYKLVIPKRILNAAGAREKFLRFPGNKLARIYGAGAFQTLVNRDLVRPTQRLFIVGGGNVGLIAGYHALQAGIEVVGLAEAMPACGGYKVHADKLRRLGVPIYTSHSILCANGEETVESVTITKVDEHFNAIEGTEKSFSCDTILIAVGLDSLSEFALQAEMAGIPVDSAGDALEIAEASSAMFNGKIAGLKIAKTMKGDSVEDIPESWYTKAEVLKAHPGKIKDYQPLGKERGVMPVIHCLQEIPCNPCTTVCSTNSIQTEDGSLLALPRYTGSCIGCGKCLLICPGLAITLVDYRKDAEHPTVTIAYEITNIAVKEGDKRILCDINAGELGEFEVVSVMEYKKKHTSLVKFQVPSAIARKVAGFRVQDPAVSAALPEAIVQKRMANDAMICLCERVTVGEVRSLIRKGINDLNQIKAITRAGMGPCGAKTCEVMIKSLLREEGIPVSEVVPNTKRPIFVEVPLGTFPDGGNK